In the Gorilla gorilla gorilla isolate KB3781 chromosome 1, NHGRI_mGorGor1-v2.1_pri, whole genome shotgun sequence genome, aggtccttcacatctcttgtaagttggattcctaggtattttattctcttcgaagcaattgtgaatgggagttcactcatgatttggctctgtgtttgtctgttattggtgtataagaatgcttgtgatttttgcacattgattttgtatcctgagactttgctgaagttgcctatcagcttaaggagattttgggctgagatgatggggttttctagatatacaatcatgtcatctgcaaacagggacaatttgactccctcttttcctaattgaatatcttttatttccttctcctgcctgattgccctggccagaacttccaacactatgttgaataggagtgttgagagagggcatccctgtcttgtgccagttttcaaagggaatgcttccagtttttgcccattcggtatgatattggctgtgagtttgtcatagatagctcttagatgattttgagatatgtcccatcaatacctaatttattgagagtttttagcatgaagggttgttgaattttgtcaaaggccttttctgcatctattgagataatcgtatggtttttgtcattggttctgtttatatgctggattatgtttattgatttgcgtgtgttgaaccagccttgcatcccagggatgaagcccacttgatcatggtggataagatttttgatgtgctgctgggttttgtttgccagtatttaattgaggatttttgcatcgatgttcatcagggatattggtctaaaattctcttttttgtgtgtgtgtgtctctgccagtctttggtatcaggatgatgctggcctcataaaatgagttagggaggattccctctttttctattgattggaatagtttcagaaggaatggtaccagctcctccttgtacctctggtagaattcggctgtgaatccatctggtcctggacttttttgggttggtaagctattaactattgcctcaatttcagggcctgttattggtctattcagagattcaacttcttcctggtttagtcttggtagggtgtatgCGTCCGGGAattcatctatttcttctagattttctagtttatttgcgtagaggtgtttatagtattctctgatggtagtttgtatttctgtgggatctgtggtgatatcccctttatcattttttattgcgtctatttgattcttctctcttttcttctttattagtcttgctagcggtctaccaattttgttgatcttttataaaaaccagctcctggattcattgattttttgaagggttttttgtgtctctatttccttcagttctgctctgatcttaggcCTTTTTAAAGAGATTTTCACCAACCTCTCTCAACACCTCCCCTTTCTCCTACACTTCTATCCTCAAATCTCCCACAGGAACTACCTGcatgaagaaaaatatgaacGTTTAATTTTCCAGCCACAAGCCAGTATTATTCTGGATGCAGGGTGTGCTAGACcttcaggagctgaggcaggggagacCCATTGAACAGCCTTCTGTGGAGCAGAGTGAAAGACAAGTGAGATGCAGGTGCTGTTCAGAAGCTTTATTTCTCTGTATAATCAGACACAAGTGATAACATTGTCAGGAGGAAAGAAGGTTTCCACGATCTTGGAAAACACATGGGTGGAGCCTTTTGGAAAAAGCACAATTCTTCCCCATGAATGAATGGTTAATTAGCATGTCTAAGAAAGGATCTATCAAGTTGGGGCTTCTCCTTGTTCCTTGAGATGCTTGTTTCCTCTAAAGTCACTTGTCTCAGCATCAGGAATTAGGTCAGCAGCAGCCTCCAGAGCCATAGCCACAGTCGGAGGCACCATCTTGCTGACCACTGCCCCTGTCACAGGAGTTGGAGCTCTGGCGCCGGCATCGGTGGGACCTGCAGCACCTGTGGTGGCTCAGGCAGCAGCCGCCCTCAGAGCTGGGGCCACCGCAGCACCCAGGGCTTGGAGCACAGCAGGAGGAGGCTGGAGGCAGACACTGTGCTGAGCTCTTTGGGGGGCACTTGGGTGAGGGGCACTTGGGCGGAGGCTGGCACTGCTGCTGGTTCTGCTGGCAGGACATCTTGGCAGGAGGTGAGAGCCTGGATAGATAAAAGGAAAAGGTCAACGCAAAAGCTCCAGGCTAATGTCTCCTCTACGAATGGTTTTATGAAGCCCTTACTCCTAACACCAGTTGCTTCCTGAGATATGCACTTcaggaataaaaacagaaactgaTCTCAAGTAAAACTGGCCTGGTAAGACATTTCCTTCCACTTTTCCCTCTTCCAGAAAAGAATGCTGATGTCTTCTAACTGGGCCCCAAGTCCTCCTGTCTTCAcaaaaacactgatgcaaaagcaCCTAATTGAGTAATGATTCTCAGAGAATATCACTGGGCATGTATGCATCTCCCAGGAAAAGAGTGGAGAGAATGCTGAGAGCCAGGGCTGTGGTGTGTCACAGACTCCCATGCACCCCAAAGAGGTTCCTTGCTCACTGCCCATTCCCCTACCCTCAGCTGCCCTCTGAAGTCCTCTTCCTGCTGTCTGTACATCTGACACCTCTGCTTCCCCCTTCCCTAGTAAAATCTGGGCTTATCTTCCCCAGACACCCCCAGCTGAGGGTCCCCTGCTAGATACTTGCCAGATACAGAAGATGCTGAAGAGGAGAAGGCTGTTCTCTAGGAGGCTGTGGATGAGGAGCCCAAGATAAGAGGCTTTTTATCTTGTGCTGGGTTAGTGATGCACAGACCAGGCATGCTGCTTTCACAACAAGGGGAGGTGGCAGAGCCAAACACTCCCATCCCAGGCCTCCAGCATCTTGCTTCATGCTTGTCAAGATGCCTGGCAAGAGGGAACCAGGAAGTCTTGATGACAGATCTCCACGTGTGTTGGGGACCTGTCATTTCTTCTCCTTTCACTCATTCAGTTCGGATGCTTTAGTTTGAGCTCTGCCCCTTGCACTTTGAGGGAGAATGTAAAGATGCATATGACACATTTCCTGACCTTGAGCCTTTCAAAGTTAACTGGACTAACATCAGAGATGTAAACTTATGTGTCTGATATGATATCATGTGATTCGTCCTGGGTATCCCAGGACATCTTTTTTGGACATCACTTCCCTATTCCTCTGCATATTCCCCAAGGGCATGTTTTGTTGAGATGTAATTGGCTCCTGACTCTTGGGGATGTTGGGTGATCTGAGACTATTGGACCCTGGGAGTGAGATGTATTAGGTAATGAATGGAGGATGGGACACAAGCCCTGTCTGGGGCTGTTGGGGCCCTTAAGAGAATTAAGGTAGGATTATATGAATAAGCAGACAAAATCATTAAGGAATATACAATAGTTGAGATCACAAGACTCATACTTAATATGAAAAAAGTCAATTTGCCCATATTTAGCTTCCCATGGGATATATGATACtgattataaacaaataaaatggtcCATGagcataaaatatgtaagataaTTGGTGTGAGTCACGAACATGATTTGTTCAATGTATTGTTGATGATGAGGTTAGTGATGGTAGTAACATCATGTGCATCAAATTTAATGGAACAAACCTTATAAATTCTAAGGTTTCTGTAGGATGACATATAAAGTCTGATTCGTATTTTTCCCATTTGATGTTATAATAGTTTTAGACAAGAATTTTTCACTGAATTCATCCCTATTATTATAATACCTGAACTTTGCTAtttgtttctaaaaaattaaagtcagaaCTATAACAGAACATTAAATTTAAgttaaatggtaattttaaataatacatgtttatggTAAATGCCTGTTATTGCTCCCTGTACTTGATAGTTTATGGCTTTTAGACAACAAACTCCTTATCAGAGTATGCACTTTACAACTTACCCTCTTTAAaacagggtgggaggtggggggcagaattccatgatttattttgagatatttaaaaGAAAGTGAATTGTCTCTAGGAATGTGGCTTGGGaatggaggaagaggaaaaggatcaGACCTGTCATTGACTCTCCTCTCTGATGTTCTTCTGCCTGCAGAAGCCTCTTGCTGAAGGGATATTTTTGGGCTTAGCCCCGGAACTACACTAGGTGTCCATTTCTTTTGCATTCTTTAGAACACACAAATTGCTAGTGCATTGGAAGGAATTACTCATGATGGTTGAAATGGGTACTTTCTCATTCCATACTGGTGAAGTTGAAGAGGGACACAATCTGTTGAAAAATTCAGTTAAAAAATTACTGGGGTTTAGACTTTGCTGCAAATCTGAACGTTTATTTCTCTGTATCTTGTATTTATCATAAGCAAGCCTTGTCCTCCCAACAGAGCAAGCATGATAACCATTTTCCTGCATGGGTTGCAACCCTGAGTCATTGGCAGCTGAGGGAGGTAGGAGGTGGAAGCGTTAATTGAGAAAGAAACATAAATCACACATTTTGGGCAAGTTTCAATGGAACAAAACATCCTTGCCAATGACATTCAACATATCGTGTTACCTCTGTTTTATAAAACACAATAGATGACTGTTAGGCTTTCCTCCAGCCCCATTCTTGACTGCCTGTCTTGAAAGCCTCCCCACAAGACCTGGAGAGCTCATTAATCTCCCTTCTACCTTAGTGATTGCTCCTGTCACCCCTCTCCTCTTCCTGAAATCAGGTGTCCACAGTTCTCACACGCACAGGATTTGTCCCGTGATTACAAACAGTATCTATAAGATCATGATCTGGTCACTTCCCCTACAGCACAAGGGCACCTCCCTGAGAATCACTAGTCCTGAGTCCCATCCTGAGGAGCCTTGGCTTCCTGTGGCCCAAAGACATCAAGGAAATGCAGAGACTGCTCTGGCTGGATGAATCTAGGAAAAATTTCATGACTTAGTCATTCCAGTTGGTACTATAGGAACAGGCACTGCAGGACCTCAGATTTAGCTCCTTGGAGTGCATTTTGGACATTCCACAGCAGCAATCAAGGATGAGTCAACAAACAGAATTCTTCTCCCTTTGCTTACAACTCACAGTtccttctccattctgttcctgcCATGTCTGCGACAATCAAATTCCATGGCAAGCAGCTAAGTCATTCTTAAGGAAAATGGGAAGCAGTGGCCAGAAAGTGCCATATACCTCCAACATGCCTATGTTTCTTACAtggatttgaattttttcctcagATTAAATAGTATTTTGAGATATTTACACCTCTCTATTCTCCTGAGAAAGCTCTGGTAGGACCCAGTGTGTAAGAAGATGTTGGACTCAAATTTTCTTCTTGTATTAGGATGTTGGCTGaagtcaaaagataaaaatagtagATGCCTCTTATCCCCATGTACTAAAGTAACCTTAGGATAAGCTGCTGAAAATCTCTGCAAGActtgctaagaaaaaaaatagaactctATTTCTCTGGTTCAGCTATATATTGGGAAGGTTGAACTTTGGTGAGAATTTTTTAGATAGGAAAGTTATTATCCTAAAAGACAATGTTGTAGTCTCCCCCTAATCTTGTACAGGGGAGGGAAACTGGTTGTTCTCCTACAACAGAGGTCAATTGAAAGGGCAGGATTCACAGTGACAGCCTGTAGATGTCAGAGATTCcttcaagaaagaaagacagcATTTTTATCCCTCAGCAGAATGTCTGCTGTAGTAGTAGAATTGATGTTCTAACCTCTGAGCCTATTgttgaataaagaaaaggaaCTGAAGAGATAGAACAGGACATTGAGACATAACAGCAGATGACATCTAAGAAGGAAGACCAGCTTCCATAGTCTTGCTAGTGCTGTGCTTAGGATGGTTTTCTGTTGGGCAGAGAGACCTCATTATCGAGAAGCTATGGCTGGTGCCAATGAAGGTAGGAGCTTAGGGAGTACGTGAAGGGTTAAATCTGACTGCTCATCCCATGTCTGGAAATCATGCTGTTAGGAAAATGCTTGAAGATACTCCAGGACTCACAAAAGCACCCTATAAGACAGCCCTCCTGCAGAACCTGCCACACAGAAGGAGCAGAGACAGCCCTCCCGCAGAACCTGCCAACAGAGGAGGCTAGTGGTACAGTCACATGTGTAATGattctccctccccttttccATCTCCCAATACAATGGAGGAGGAAGGGCTACTGAGGAAGAAGGTGGAGGGGTGGTAGTGAATGAGAGAAAGAGCCCATCATATTCCCCTTCCAACTCCAGTCTCCTGGGAGATACCTGGACAATGCTTGTGTGCAAGGGAGAATTTGAGTTTCAAATTTTGTTCAGAATTAAATTTAGCTGGTCTGGACTTTAATATCCATAGAAGTGACTGACGAAATGTGGAATTTCCCTGAGGTATTTTCAAGAGAGATTCAACAGAGCATAGGAAAAAACAATGACCGGAAAAGACAATGCTTCATGTTTTTATTGTACTGACTTTAGACTGTTCAATACACAACTTAGTAGGCTCTTAGGTTTTTATAAGAAAGGGGCAGTTTTGGATTCTCCCACCCT is a window encoding:
- the LCE3B gene encoding late cornified envelope protein 3B, which encodes MSCQQNQQQCQPPPKCPSPKCPPKSSAQCLPPASSCCAPSPGCCGGPSSEGGCCLSHHRCCRSHRCRRQSSNSCDRGSGQQDGASDCGYGSGGCC